The following are encoded together in the Thunnus thynnus chromosome 15, fThuThy2.1, whole genome shotgun sequence genome:
- the LOC137198282 gene encoding uncharacterized protein encodes MNKRGKTMLQQDHWMPPTPKPFVSALAPFPRSTWIHPHVPNDQFDRVCKEIWRRTMKVKEKLDICQRSPERQQNKDCKTPHDKISHRAEEQQKETDALSLSTQCEENKQKYHTDFTLPCPYLSGRRHPHVAEPVRVLSPVMEEKIKPNKEATEGKRNLEKDAEEVPQSGSRSDKQSASPVLPFTAGTKLEPQPPASISPCPATEDPTSHLPNEEDPPALPSEQRTDTCASEDEQDTRSSSDSSSSDDEDFVTLPGLRSCATNSSGDDPVSDVSDSDMEENEILHSPDESSSDSRQDSPSSSSEEDFPALSSVKVGTLPQPTAAPASGKVQGQWEISFSFNPRVIPTDTLASGMTVPGQAPVQGKAEAHQAKLKTNATPAAPTQQEAYDLLADFPALQPPKKPLALCVLRNGNPNTKEGKRGLTHSQNHRQDTGASHQRKMENVPHEVSSICAGDQKSVLDLQTFGSASQHNSPTISCEVLKANNLPPPRVAGTDGVGVNARSWASAAKAGMKQAAAPQEKARPCTFQQIVTINRAKAVHSVAQNIPYRATPSHQAAPPLVNAWCRGPRPHNPNRFVRPGYPPTHQHFGAQVHRANCPPGLRCPRFPFQQARGNHSKCGYMRHQPL; translated from the exons atgaacaagagagGGAAAACGATGCTGCAGCAGGATCATTGGATGCCACCGACTCCAAAACCGTTCGTGAGCGCTCTGGCGCCGTTTCCGCGCTCCACCTGGATTCATCCACATGTGCCCAACGACCAGTTTGACCGCGTTTGCAAAGAAATCTGGAGAAGAACAATGAAGGTCAAAGAGAAGCTTGACATATGTCAAAGATCGCCTGAGAGACAGCAGAACAAAGACTGCAAAACTCCACATGACAAAATAAGTCATCG GGCTGAGGAGCagcagaaagagacagatgcTTTGAGTCTGAGCACACAGTGTGAGGAGAACAAGCAGAAATACCACACTGACTTCACCCTTCCTTGCCCTTATCTCTCGGGCCGCAGACATCCCCATGTTGCAGAGCCTGTGCGGGTACTGAGCCCTGTGATGGAAGAAAAGATTAAACCAAATAAGGAAGCGACAGAGGGGAAAAGAAATTTG GAGAAAGATGCGGAGGAGGTCCCACAGTCAGGCAGCAGAAGTGACAAACAAAGTGCTTCACCAGTGCTTCCCTTTACTGCAGGGACAAAACTTGAACCTCAACCTCCAGCATCGATTTCTCCCTGCCCTGCCACTGAGGACCCTACCTCACACCTGCCAAATGAGGAAGATCCTCCTGCACTTCCTTCTGAACAACGTACGGATACATGCGCAAGTGAGGATGAACAGGATACTAGAAGCAGCTCAGACAGCAGTtccagtgatgatgaagatTTTGTCACTCTACCTGGTTTGCGTAGTTGTGCCACTAATAGCAGTGGTGATGATCCAGTGAGTGACGTCAGTGACTCCGACatggaggaaaatgaaattctgCACTCACCCGATGAATCAAGCTCTGACAGCAGGCAGGATTCCCCATCTTCTAGCAGTGAGGAGGACTTTCCTGCACTATCTTCCGTCAAGGTTGGCACTCTACCACAACCCACAGCGGCTCCAGCCTCAGGGAAGGTGCAAGGCCAATGGGAGATTTCCTTTTCATTCAACCCTCGTGTCATCCCCACTGACACTTTGGCAAGTGGCATGACTGTGCCAGGGCAAGCTCCTGTCCAAGGCAAAGCAGAAGCACATCAGGCAAAGCTGAAAACCAATGCAACACCAGCAGCCCCAACGCAGCAGGAAGCTTATGACCTACTGGCTGACTTCCCAGCTCTCCAGCCCCCGAAGAAACCTTTAGCATTGTGTGTCTTGCGCAATGGGAATCCAAATACCAAAGAGGGGAAAAGAGGGCTTACTCACTCACAAAACCACCGCCAGGATACTGGAGCTTCCCATCAGAGGAAGATGGAAAATGTGCCCCATGAGGTGTCCTCCATCTGCGCAGGAGACCAGAAATCTGTGCTGGACCTTCAAACATTTGGCTCGGCCAGCCAACACAACTCTCCAACCATCAGCTGTGAGGTACTGAAGGCCAACAACCTGCCGCCTCCTAGAG TTGCAGGTACAGATGGCGTGGGTGTAAATGCCAGGTCCTGGGCTAGTGCTGCCAAGGCAGGCATGAAGCAAGCAGCTGCCCCTCAGGAGAAAGCCAGACCTTGCACCTTTCAGCAGATAGTTACCATTAACAGAGCCAAAG CTGTGCATTCAGTCGCTCAGAACATTCCCTACAGGGCGACTCCTTCCCATCAGGCAGCCCCTCCGTTGGTGAATGCTTGGTGTCGAGGTCCTCGACCCCACAACCCAAATCGGTTTGTTAGACCTGGTTATCCTCCCACCCATCAG